The sequence tagttagtcttaaaggtgctactggactctttagtattttgcaactacagactaacatggctaactcctccacaTCTATTAACGTGTACAGAGTATGCTAACTGCTGCCAGTTTTCACATAGTTGAGATCAAAAGACAGGGCTACAAAAAATTCTGGCTTTCGGTGAGGTTTAAACGCCAGCACCTCTCCCTTCAAATTGCAATACTTCatcaataaaatatttcatactccttttaattttttttcaaactgaCACATTTGACAAGCTTCAAATAATTTGCCAATTCACTTCAGGCTCTTTGGTGTGAATCAATATGAAACATAACACCGCTTCCGTGCAAGGAAAGGGTTTTGACAGTCGAAGACGTGTTTTTCGTTTGACACAAGTGGATATTCCAGCCTTCATTCCAGCAAACTTTCTTTCAAAACTGCTCCTTGTCAATTAACAGCCAGCAAGTGGCTAATTAGCCTTTTACTAGTCATTGATCAGCCCTTTACCAGTGGGCTTGGTGTGAGTGGTCAGAAAGAGCACACCTCCACTCCCAGGTTTCATGGTGCATAGGTATCCCACCTGGGCTCAGGCTAATGCTGAGGTGTACTTTCTAGATGCAACGGAGCCAAGGAGAACGGGAAGTCTAAATGATGCTCCTTGAATTGGTTTGAGGGTGATTGCAacatgccccccctcccactCCACCTCCCTGAGGCAGGTGACAGGAGCTGGAGTTGTGGCGCCGGGCCGGAAACACTTAATTAACTCTCTGGGCTGGGTTGGACTTTCCAATAACATCCCGGTTAACCGGTTCTGAGCTGTTTACTTGTTGTTGAAGTTggctttgggaggtggtggtgatggtggtggttgaAGGCAGAGCAACAAGAGGGGGGTATGTTGGGCAGGGGGAAGACTCGCAATGATTCCAGACGAGTTCTAGTCATGAGGACTAGCTTCTAAGTCAAAGGGATGATGAATAGCTTGGGGACTGTGCTACCTGTAGAGGTTGTCTTGCAGCTTAActttgtctcagagccaagctacaaatgacgcctgacacaggttagacacttgtcagcttccctcaaggtttgatgggaaatgtagtttacaGAGcgacagtctatgggagggagaacatgcagtcaggaggggagtgctggTGTCGGGCTCTTGCCGGGGGCCCCTTTTACCTCcgctgtgtggggggggggtctgtaaacttctattaaatggagagccaagctgtaagaccaggatgcctacatttcccaccaaaacttgaggtaagctgacaagtgtccaacctgtgtcaggcgtcacttgtagcttgactctgagatcAAGTTCCATTTAGGTTTATGGAGTTCTTTTGAAGACCTTTTTATTTCagaatttttatcctgcctttctcccactgGGGATTCAAAGCGCTTTATGAAACAAAGGCTGAAACCAAATGACAGCCCAATATAtgaaatagcaaaaaaaaaattataaatattcAACAGTGCTCACATTATGAAGTAGTCAGCTTCACTTAAGAAACATAATCAGGAAGACGGTTATGTGGTGAATTCTGTGGTGGTGACGGGCTGTGAACAGTTCTGGCAGTTACCTCTAGTGTAATAGGTTTTCAAGATTGCTTTCTCTTATTCCAGAGTAATCTGGGGTTACTACCACTCCCCAAATAAGCACAGTTTAGAACTATCAATCCAGATGTTAAATTTCTTAACCACCTTTCCTGTTCACATGCTTAGTGTGTTGTCATTATGGAAAGGATTATATGTTCCCTCCTTGACTTTTTAACAATATGTTAACATTGCCTATTTTTTTTACCCCTTAGTCTCGCTGGGGGGGTATGCCCTGTGGAAAGATCCGGAGCCTTCCATTGCTGAACACCCTTCGTACTCAATGCCACTGGACATGACAATACGAGACTCCACCTATAGGGCAGCACAGCCCCATTGTACAGCACAGGTCTTCAATGGGATACCTCAGGATGGGGAGCCTGGATTTTTGCGCCCCAAAATCAAGGTAGGGAAGTGCAGAGCAAATACTTTGCATGGGGGAGACCTCTGAGTTCAACCTCTGGTTCCCCTAGTATCCAAGGTGGGAAAGCTTTGGAGAGCTGTTACTACCAACTGACAATACCATGTTAGAGAGCTCAAAGGTCCAGCTTGGTCTAAGATTGCTTGATATGATATGGGATGATGGGTATAATAGGAACTGTTGTGTACCTGCAGAAGAACGGCTGTGATGGATTAACAACAATGGTGAACGTCATGCCACTCCAAGGACAGATCTGAGTTTTGTGGCATTTGCCTCTGTTACTGCAGCTCCTTCCGCCTCTGGAAAAATCATTCCCAGGGTCctgggagtagaaaagagcaaaagtccagtagcacctatttgtggcagggtatgagctttcgtgagtgacagctgaagaagtgagctgtgactcatgaaagctcataccctacctcaaattttgttagtcttataggtgctagtggactcttgctcttttctactgctacagacttaaCACAGCTAGCCACCTTGATCTAGGGTCATGGGACACCTACAGACAACAAGCCATGTGAGCTGGGGAGGTTGGCATGAGGAAGGGCGAGGGGATGCAAttgctccttttctttcctcccatAAGCACAAGTTCTGCTGAAGAAAGGGATCTATTTCAACTCCTCTTCCTTCCACATTCCAGCCCACTGACCCTCATGGCTCTGGATGCCACGATCCCAGGAATGAGATCACCACAGGTTGGAAGAGGTTGCTGGAATACAGCAGAATGAACTCTGTGTGCTTTCCATTGTACAGGTCGTTGGTTCCATGCCAGGGTCTTTATAAAGCAATgcaaatgtgttttttaaaaagtgcacatGTTGTCAACCATTCCCAGCACGGGATATGAGGTGTCTCCCTTGTGCGCCTTCATACCAAGCCTGTCTGACAGCACTCCCTATCTTCTTCCGCAGGTGACCCAGGGTGAAGGGCCGTGTGAGCCATTCTGCTGCCCTGTCTGCCAGAAGGGATTCTCCTACCAGCGGATGTTGAACCGCCACATGAAATGCCACAGCCAGGTGAAGCGGCACCTCTGCCCATATTGCAATAAAGGCTTCAATGACACCTTTGATCTCAAGCGCCATGTCCGGACGCATACAGGTGAGCTTGGCAGCACAGACTGTGTGAGTGCTGGGCGGGAGACAATTTGCCTGTCTATAGCTTTTGGACTCAGGAGAAGGTTGATTGGCAGCGACGTTGACTGgcagcaggctcaggatggagGACAAGAAGCACTTCCTGCAACTCACAATTGACTTGCAGAAATTGTGACTACAAGATATGGAGATGGCTTTCAAGGGATTAGGCTAATTTGGGGAGGACAGACTTCTCAATGGCTCTTGATTCTGGCAGCTAAAAATTGCGTCCTTGTAGAGGACAAACAAATAGGGACATTGTCTTTATATCTTGTTGGTGTGGCTTCCCTGAGGCATCTACTATGTTATGTCCGCTGTCATTAGttctaatttctctctctctctctctctctctctctctcacacacacactctcacaccCACACACAGTGAATGTTTTGGAGAAATCTGAATAGATCATACAGAGCACTTCCCATCCCCAGGTCAGCCATACCCTGAGCACAAGCAAAATCCACTCACCTAGTCATTTTATAGGAAACTTTTGTATAAGGCCGTATAACTCCATGCTGTTGATGaaaagagaagagcaagatttgagtccagctgcacctgaaagatcaacaagatttccagggaataagcttttgagagttgaagctctggtatctgacaaagggagcagagattctcaaaatcttatactctggaaatcttattggtccttcaggtgctactggactcgcatCTTGGTCTTTACTGCATACCAGCACAActtcccacctgaaaccatcttcATTAATGAAAAAGGGACTCCTGATATATcaggcagcagattttaaaatataatttttaatacCCATGTGAATCAAAACTGCCGATAGCATGTGCCATCACTTGTTGTGAGGGTCAAATGGAGAACCATTTCTGACGGTCAAAGTCCTTTGGAGGACAAGTGGGACCAAACGTCATGGGTTATATAGATAGGAAAAGCTCTGTCGCTATCTATTGGAACGTGCCTCCCCACCTCCGACTGAAGCTAATTCCCTCTCCGCTTTTCTTGCCGCAGGTGTGCGCCCCTACAAGTGTGAACTCTGTGACAAGGCCTTCACCCAGCGCTGTTCCCTGGAGTCCCACCTGAAGAAGATCCATGGGGTTCAGCAGAGCTATGCCTACAAAGAGCGCCGTGCCAAGTTGTACGTGTGCGAGGAATGCGGCTCCACGGCCGACAGCCAGGAGGGCCACATGCGCCATCTTCAGGAACGTCATCCAGACAGTCCGCTGCTGCGCAAGGCTTCGCGCAAATCGTCTGCTTTGCTCCATGGCACCACCCCACCCTCTCTGCTGCAGGGCAACGGTTGCCTTTGAAACTGTCCCTGAGTGGAGCATATAAGGGGTCTGTCTTCACCAACAGTCTACTGGCATCTCCTTGCAAAGTCAACCCTTCTTTTAGCTCAGGGATTCTCAAACTTTTTATCCAAGCCGAGGAGAAACAACATCTTTTGGGCGTGTATGTGGAGATATTTGAGACAAAGGACAAAGATAGCCTCTGCTGATCCAACTCTGAGGACAAGATGACCCAACAGATCAAAAGGCTAGCAGTAAACTTTTAAGACTAGATGCAGAAATTGAACTGGAAGTGACCAGGGGAGGGTGTTTAGGATTGAATGAGAAGCAGCAAGCGTCTTTCATCTTGCATCCGCCTTTTGCTAATTGTTCTCGAAAGGAGCTAACAAGAAGGTTAGCAGTGATTCTCTGGTCCCTAGTTTAGGGTTACTGTTCTGTCGCTGTTACAAGTGACGCCacaaccctccccctccccattttggtTTTTAACGGGTATTTTTTCAAACAGTGACTATAGCTAATGTGGCAGGGAGGACAGGAGGGAGCCAATTCTAATATGAATGAAGGTCTTTTAGAAATGTGGCTATTTAATTTTAGATGATCCGGGGGTGCTGGGGGGGTGTTTTACTGTTTCTGTGAATAGGTAGTTTTGTAGCTCCCAAAAGGTGTACTTTGGACTTTGAATTCATTTTTCTTGCAGTATACATCTAGGGAGGGAACTGCCTTCTGCATCTGCATATGATACAGTACTCTGccctttgagtccagtggcaccttaaagaccaacaagatttaagAGTATacactttcgagagtcaaagctcccttcatcctaatggtcttttaaggtgctgccaggccaaatcttgctgttctactgtagatcaACAGGGCTAACCCACCTGAAATGTCTCTGGCCTTGCAgcctttcagtgtgtgtgtgggagggtgcACAATTGTGTCAGCTTGGGAATGAATGGTTTAGCCACCTGCAATACAGAGACACAGTAGGATAAACCATCCTAGTGGGAGGTTGCCTGTTGGAGCTCTGCATAAGTTTCTTCAGTTGGCTTGCCTTGCTCCATGCAAGAGGCGTGCCCAAAACGATGACGCGTGCAGAAGCTCAAGGGGAGCGGGCCTTCATCTGAGGGCAGGTAGGTTTTGTGCTTACGAATGAACCCTCGCCTTTTGGCTTATATGAAATGTGCCCCCACCCATTTTAATGGAGAAAAATCATGTGCCTTACTGATAGCCAGTATAGTGGGTAGAATGCTGGATTAGAGCCAGAGAGTCATGCGTTCAAATCTgcgctcagccatgaaactcattgggtagatggccttgggccagtcactctcagcctgaccGACCTCAGAGATAGGCTTCCTTATTGCCTCAGCCTGGGAGAGAATTCCCCAGTCCCAATTTCCCACTCTGGAGAAATTGAAGGGGGAAAATGGCCTCTGTAATGACACTCTTGAGAATTTCTTCTGTTCAATATGGTCTTTACAATAGACTGGGTAAATTCCTAGAACGTGTTGGCCTGAAGTGACGttgcatcctccccaaactctcccctCCCTAGTCACTGCCCCCCatatctcccagcatttgcccagGCAGTGCTGGGAATTGTACTCACAtgatcattgtgaggataaaatggcgaaGAGCATTTGTGCAGTCCTGAAGTTgtagaaagggtgggataaaaatggttAGATAGATAATAGACAGCCATCAGCAACTTGGCAGACCCTGGGCACCCAGAAGGGGGTAGTATTGGTTACTGGTATTTCACTGGCTGCCACAGAGGTAACATTAAAAACTCTCTGGCTGATGGTGTGTCCTTTCTCCCTTTGGGGGAAAAATATGGCTGCCTGTGGAGAATGCAAGTATATTAATTTGTGAATATGAATGGTGCAAGTCGGTATGTTGTTGCTGTGCAGGCGCAGCAGCACAGAAACCAACTTTAGCATCTCTGGGACACAGGCCTAAGTAGATTACAAAGGTATAAATCTTGTTTACATATTGGTCTTTTTTCCCTTGACTTTTCTGTGGAACAAGCCAAGCCTGTGAActtaaatgttattatattatattattgttattcATAACCAGTTATTTTTCCTCTGATAATAAAAATAAAGGTACTGACTACTTCACTGATGTGAGTGTGTATGGTTTTTATTGGCCAACAATGCCTCTTGGAGTAGAGTAACGCTCTTGCTTGGCCATGTTACTACTCTGTAGCCCACCCatcagctttgtgtgtgtgtgtgtgtgtgtgtgtgtgtagggaggtACGCAACAAACAGGAACGGTTCACTGCCAGTCTGGATCAGGCTACCAATGCTAACCCTAGAGCTCACCAAAACTGTAGTCAAGGTACATCATAAATGTCATGGGCAAATGACTTTGTTTAAGTCAAAGTCTGATTTTCATCTGAACAGATATTAGTATCAACAACTATACTGGTGAGTGGTGAGGTATCACATCCAAGAGTCTTTTGTAGCTCCTCGATGAGCATCAGTTTGTGGAGAGAAGCTCCAAGCCACAAGTAAAACCAGTGCTGGAAGTCCTCTAGGCTCTAGTATACTAGAATAACTGGAAATCACACAAAGTGGCCTTCTAAACATTATACCCCTCCTTTTCTTCTGCAAAATAGATCCTccctcagcttttccttcctTAATCTAACATCAATGTAGGAAGCAAAACTATACCATATAATCAAACAGTTTCTGCAACCTCAAAATAGCCTTCTGAGGGTGATCCCAAAAGAATGTTATGTCATAAGATAGACTTCTGAATCATCCTTGGCTTGTGTGCTATGGGTATCTCTGGATCTCCTCCCAAGCTGAAGAAAGAGTCTGAAGAAGCTGAGGTGAAGAATGAAACAGTATTGATTGCTGTATTTTCTTTAGAAGGACAAGACAAAGGCCTTTCACAAGTATGAAGTGAAGAGAAAGTCCTGATGATTCTGTAATATCCTCCATGGTTGTGATCATAATCTACTTTTTGTAGCCTTATAAGACtgacctggaaaaaaaatgaaaatagtgCATAGGTTCATTTGGGAGGGTGGGGAGAAGCCCCTTTCAGTCATTACATTTTTCTGCTCAGAAGGAGATCATCTTACCACACTGCATGCAAGACTCCCAATGTGCATTCTTtccattttgtctgaaaggggTATGCATTCGGCTAGCAAGCTCCAGGAATGATGAGGGGTCAGAGATTTCAAAAACCTTAATGGCTagatgctgtgacatcatttccagtttcaGAGCTGGGCATGATAGCATGGTGCTGCTGgtgctgctctaggaatttccctaatcTCTGTTGTTttgaccatagagatttgggaaattcctagagcatcatgcgaCATCACAATGTCACTTCTTGGTCCAAAACCAAAATCAGTGTCGCACATTGCTATTCTCCCCTGCcaacacccacacacacattttgttcCCACTACTTCAAGCAACAGCGGAAGCACAAATTTCAAAGGCAGGAGGTTGCCTATTGTAGTGGGCAACCTCTACATTTTCCAAATCAAGGCTCTCCCACAACCTGTTGGGTTGTTGACtctgtgggcacttttgaaattttgagaaaagTTAGCAggtgccaatcacaaaatggctgccatggcagggagacaataacaaaatgttgggagggtCTGAGCCAAGCATCATCCTATGATGGAGGTAGCTATATATGAATAGGTGCGCTACAGACTCAGTGATGGTTCCTGGGGTCTtatgaagcacctcctgctccagtgagATGGAAGAAATCCTTTTGCTTTGGTGGGGAAAGCATATGGACATACATCAATGGGCTTAGTGATGCTTATAGACACACTGTCAGGGATCACTGTTCTAAATGGCGTAACAAGATGGAGTGACCAGCTATGTCAAAACATCAACAGATCCAACAGGATCAACAAATGTGGATTgcttttatccagggctttttttcagcgggaatgcagtggaacggagttccggcacctcttgaaaatggtcacatggccggtggccacgccacctgatctccagacagaagggagtttagattgccctccagtctaaactcctctctgtctggagatcagggggtggggccaccagccatgtgaccattttcgcagagggcgatTGAAACTtaaaataactccccccccccgttccagctgactcaaagggACAtcgttgtgcggtcctgagttccaccacctcttttcccagaaaaaaagtcctgcttttaTCAAGCTGGAAGCAGAGACTGACAACCAGTGCAATCAAAGCTGTCTCAGTTAGCCAAAGGGCAGATATACCATCCAAGAATACCTTCAGTTTCTCTACTACTGCTCATGCTATTACCTTCCTCcaaaagggaaagttgaaaactGGCTGCGTAGTTCTTTTCTAGACTTACCTGCTCGACTGCCACAAGCTCCTGCATCTGCACTTCGGCCACCACCTTTGCTCAATGGATGAGTGGGATGAAAATAGAGATagagggaattcctagagtgttgtgatGTCATTTGCCCCAGtgcctacctccccccccccatgtggaaTGAATAATATTTCCAACACAACTGTACTAGTTAGGAGGGTCAATGATCTAATGAAAATGCGAGGTCATTCAATAACAAGAATCCTGTCAGCATCCATAAGCAAGATCACTAAAGGTATGCACAGAATAATGATAAGCAGGTGCTTAGaataataaaatcatagagttggaaggggccttacagaccgtctagtccaactGCCTGCCCAGTTTaggaacagcttaaagcatccctgacaagtattcatcctgccactccttgaaaactgccaatgagagggaacccaccacattctTAGGCctctgattccactgctggattactcttaatgtgaagaagtttttcctaatatctagctgttaccttccctcctgtagtttaaacccatatgagagccagtttggtgtagtggttaagagtgcgggagtctaatctggagaaccgggtttgattccccagtcctccacttgaagccagctgggtgaccttgagtcagtcaccgcttctaggagctctctgagccccacccacctcacagggtgattgttgttgtggggataatgataacatacattggcaaaccactctgagtgggtgctaagtcatcctgaagggcggtatataaatcgaatgttgttgttgttatttcaagtcctatcctctgttcccaacaggaacagctcccttccctcctcctctatcTGATGTTTCAGCCACTGAGTCCACCTTCAACCTGGCATCCAAATCAGCTTAGAAGAGAGATTTTAGCAGCAAAAATTCTGCAAAACATGATAATTAAGGGCCAAACTGGtacttgtaaaagtgcctgttggAGATGGTGTTAGATTATGAACCACTTTAAATAACTGAGGTAGCCAAGgaagtggattataaatgaagtaagtaaataaataaaaccttcaCCACCTCCTTAGAGTTCCACAAATGATCTCCATGGCATGTTCTGCCCTATTTGGCCTGCAACTTCTGGCAACAGCATTCAAGACATCTCCCAGCCATCTCCATTTCCCCTAGGTCTCTAGTAAACCATGCAGCCAGGGGCCTATTTGAGGGTTGGAGAACACCCCAGGAAAGAATCCTGTCTCTCACTCCTAATCATATTATTCCAGGCAGTCGCTAGGGTTTCAACAGTATTGCTCTCATGACTCAAACTTCCTAGGAATATTCTGCAAACCATTTGGAGCCATTCGTCTCTCAGAGCAAACCATTCCAACCCATCCGGTGCCCCTACATGGAGGAGCCTAAAACTCAGTCATGCTTTCAGAAAATTACGATCACACCCATACTCCAGGAGAAGAGCCAGTCTCCAGCGTCCCCCCTCCTACATCACCAGCTACCTTCTTGATACAGAAAAAAAGATACAGCGTAGGCCTTTTCTCATGAATTGGACCCAAAACAACCTGGGGGGAGCCCACAGTAACCATGGTATCCACGCTGAaaagccagcctcagaaagaacATTAAAGGCTCTCAGAACAACATTTTTGCATCTTCAACAAATCCAAAATCACCTCTTTCTTCTCAACTAGAGTGCCTTCTGGGAAGCAAGGTGAACAATAAACCAGCAGGAGATGTAACCTGCGGAGAActagtgtggcatagtggttagaatgtttttgtttatttgtttactccacctatgccccacctttcccccccaatgAGGACCCGAAGCAAATTACATCGttctcctgtcctctattttagcttcacaacaaccctgggaagtaTATTAAGCGGAGAGGGTGTGAATAGTCGAAAGCCACTCaacaagcttgcatggcagactggagaatcaaacctggatctcccacgtCCCAGACACCCTACCCACCAACACACTGGAGGACTAAgtttctgccatgaaactcattggCAACCTTTTGTCTACTATTCTTTCTATCCACCTAACCTACCACAGagctttgttgtgaggataaaatggaggaagggggaaattatATATGATACTTTTGAGTTCCTGGGAGGAAGGTCAGCATAAATATCCaatataaaaaagagaaataagCAATCTCTGGAATCCTGTACACTCAAAACTAGCCTCTGTTTGTGCTGGGAATCTGCTGACAAAAAGGCTCATGGAAGCAAATAGCTACTCCATGCCATTCACTGTCAGCAGCTGCAATGGTCTTTGCCCGTTTTGACTAGTGCCCAATGGCCACTAGTCAGGCTAGTGCCCAATGGCCAGACTGGCTCAGGAATGGAGTGCTTATGTAGAATGAG is a genomic window of Eublepharis macularius isolate TG4126 chromosome 1, MPM_Emac_v1.0, whole genome shotgun sequence containing:
- the OVOL1 gene encoding putative transcription factor Ovo-like 1; the protein is MPRAFLVKKTCVSTGKRNWSELPDEERGEIYVPVSLGGYALWKDPEPSIAEHPSYSMPLDMTIRDSTYRAAQPHCTAQVFNGIPQDGEPGFLRPKIKVTQGEGPCEPFCCPVCQKGFSYQRMLNRHMKCHSQVKRHLCPYCNKGFNDTFDLKRHVRTHTGVRPYKCELCDKAFTQRCSLESHLKKIHGVQQSYAYKERRAKLYVCEECGSTADSQEGHMRHLQERHPDSPLLRKASRKSSALLHGTTPPSLLQGNGCL